One genomic region from Eptesicus fuscus isolate TK198812 chromosome 4, DD_ASM_mEF_20220401, whole genome shotgun sequence encodes:
- the TAF9 gene encoding LOW QUALITY PROTEIN: transcription initiation factor TFIID subunit 9 (The sequence of the model RefSeq protein was modified relative to this genomic sequence to represent the inferred CDS: inserted 2 bases in 2 codons; substituted 3 bases at 3 genomic stop codons) — protein MESGKMASPKSMLEDTQMMAQTXKDRGIPEXDPKVINRVVEFAFCYVTTXLDDANMYSSNAKKATLGADDVRLANQCXADLSFSSLPPRELLLDIPRQGNXIPFPSIKPYSGPRLPPDRYCLTAPNYRLKSLQKKASTSAGRITVPRLSVGSVTSRPSTPTLGTPTPQTMSVSTKVGTPMSLTGQRFTVQMPTSQSPAVKASIPATSAVQNVLINPSLIGSKNILITTNMVSSQNAANESTNALKRKREDDDDDDDDDDDYDNL, from the exons ATGGAGTCTGGCAAGATGGCTTCTCCCAAGAGCATGCTGGAAGATACTCAGATGATGGCACAAACCTAGAAGGATAGGGGGATTCCAGAATAGGATCCTAAAGTTATAAATCGGGTGGTGGAGTTTGCCTTCTGCTATGTGACCA ATTTAGATGATGCAAACATGTATTCAAGCAATGCCAAGAAAGCTACTCTTGGTGCAGATGATGTGCGATTGGCAAACCAGT CTGCTGACCTGTCTTTTAGCTCTCTGCCCCCAAGAGAGCTTTTATTAGATATTCCAAGGCAAGGAAACTAAATCCCATTTCCATCCATCAAGCCATATTCAGGCCCTAGATTGCCACCTGATAGATATTGCTTGACTGCTCCAAACTATAGACTTAAATCATTACAAAAAAAGGCATCTACTTCTGCGGGAAGAATAACAGTTCCACGGTTAAGTGTTGGTTCAGTTACTAGTAGACCAAGTACTCCCACACTTGGCACACCAACCCCACAAACCATGTCAGTTTCAACTAAAGTAGGGACTCCAATGTCCCTCACAGGGCAAAGGTTTACAGTACAGATGCCCACTTCACAGTCCCCAGCTGTAAAAGCATCAATTCCTGCAACATCAGCTGTTCAGAATGTTCTGATTAATCCATCATTAATTGGGTCCAAAAACATTCTTATTACCACTAACATGGTGTCATCACAAAATGCTGCCAATGAATCAACAAATGCATTGAAAAGAAAAcgtgaagatgatgatgatgacgatgatgatgatgacgactaTGATAATTTGTAA
- the AK6 gene encoding adenylate kinase isoenzyme 6 isoform X2, producing the protein MLLPNILLTGTPGVGKTTLGKELAARSGLKYVNVGDLAREGQLYDGYDEEYDCPILDEDRVVDELENQMSEGGVIVDYHGCDFFPERWFHIVFVLKTDNSVLYKRLETRGYNEKKLKDNVQCEIFQILYEEALASYSEEIVHQLPSNKPEDLEDNINQILNWIEQWIKDHSS; encoded by the exons GTACACCAGGGGTTGGAAAAACCACACTGGGCAAAGAACTTGCAGCAAGATCGGGACTGAAATACGTTAATGTGGGTGATTTAGCTCGAGAAG GACAGTTATATGATGGCTATGATGAAGAGTATGACTGTCCTATTTTAGATGAAGATAGA GTAGTTGATGAGTTAGAAAACCAAATGAGTGAAGGTGGAGTTATTGTTGATTACCATGGTTGTGATTTCTTCCCTGAACGCTGGTTTCATATAGTTTTTGTGCTGAAAACAGATAACAGTGTATTGTACAAAAGACTTGAAACAAG GGGTTATAATGAGAAGAAACTAAAAGATAATGTTCAGTGtgaaatttttcaaattctttatgAAGAAGCATTAGCATCCTACAGCGAAGAAATAGTGCATCAGCTGCCCAGCAATAAACCAGAAGATCTAGAGGATAATATCAATCAGATATTGAATTGGATTGAGCAATGGATCAAAGATCATAGCTCTTGA
- the AK6 gene encoding adenylate kinase isoenzyme 6 isoform X3 — protein MLLPNILLTGQLYDGYDEEYDCPILDEDRVVDELENQMSEGGVIVDYHGCDFFPERWFHIVFVLKTDNSVLYKRLETRGYNEKKLKDNVQCEIFQILYEEALASYSEEIVHQLPSNKPEDLEDNINQILNWIEQWIKDHSS, from the exons GACAGTTATATGATGGCTATGATGAAGAGTATGACTGTCCTATTTTAGATGAAGATAGA GTAGTTGATGAGTTAGAAAACCAAATGAGTGAAGGTGGAGTTATTGTTGATTACCATGGTTGTGATTTCTTCCCTGAACGCTGGTTTCATATAGTTTTTGTGCTGAAAACAGATAACAGTGTATTGTACAAAAGACTTGAAACAAG GGGTTATAATGAGAAGAAACTAAAAGATAATGTTCAGTGtgaaatttttcaaattctttatgAAGAAGCATTAGCATCCTACAGCGAAGAAATAGTGCATCAGCTGCCCAGCAATAAACCAGAAGATCTAGAGGATAATATCAATCAGATATTGAATTGGATTGAGCAATGGATCAAAGATCATAGCTCTTGA